Proteins encoded in a region of the Ralstonia pseudosolanacearum genome:
- a CDS encoding flavin reductase family protein codes for MLQCLAPEFTAMSANHHHAWGNADLEPKALRNLFGSYPTGVAIVTTRTPDGRAVGLTINSFATLSLAPPLVLWSLVDRSPNLDAFRECSHFAINILANGHEELAKRFASAAVADKFDGVALQETPEGVPAIDGAVTTLVCAHDHCRHVGDHLLLVGRVVRTANQPGTPLVFHAGRFTSLHAAS; via the coding sequence ATGCTGCAATGCCTCGCCCCCGAGTTCACCGCCATGAGCGCCAACCACCACCACGCCTGGGGCAACGCCGACCTCGAGCCCAAGGCGCTGCGCAATCTGTTCGGCAGCTACCCCACCGGGGTTGCCATCGTCACCACGCGCACGCCCGACGGGCGCGCCGTGGGGCTGACCATCAACTCCTTCGCCACGCTGTCGCTGGCCCCGCCGCTGGTGCTGTGGAGCCTGGTCGATCGCTCGCCCAATCTGGATGCGTTCCGCGAGTGCTCGCACTTCGCCATCAACATCCTGGCGAACGGACATGAGGAGCTGGCCAAGCGCTTCGCCAGCGCCGCCGTGGCCGACAAGTTCGACGGCGTAGCGCTGCAGGAAACGCCGGAAGGCGTGCCCGCGATCGACGGTGCGGTCACGACCCTGGTCTGTGCCCACGACCACTGCCGGCACGTCGGCGATCACCTGCTGCTGGTCGGGCGCGTGGTGCGCACCGCCAATCAGCCCGGCACGCCGCTGGTCTTCCATGCCGGCCGCTTCACGTCGCTGCATGCGGCCTCGTAG
- a CDS encoding SDR family oxidoreductase, which translates to MKGLEGKVAIVTGGATLIGAAVVRTLRSYRVKVALFDIDAASGNRVAAEDPDGTRFWPVDITDDQQLERGVADAAAHFGRVDFLVNLAATYLDDGAKSGRADWLKALDVNLVSAVMAARAVHPHLAAAGGGAIVNFTSISSKVAQTGRWLYPVSKAALVQLTRGMAMDYAADGIRVNSVSPGWTWSRVMDELTHGDRAKTDRVAADYHLLRRVGDPEEVAEVVAFLLSGHAAFVTGADYAVDGGYSAMGPEQAKPAIPRLAE; encoded by the coding sequence ATGAAAGGTCTTGAAGGCAAGGTGGCCATCGTCACTGGCGGCGCCACTCTGATCGGCGCGGCCGTCGTCCGCACGCTTCGCAGCTACCGGGTCAAGGTGGCGCTGTTCGATATCGACGCGGCCAGCGGCAACCGCGTCGCGGCCGAGGATCCGGACGGCACCCGCTTCTGGCCGGTGGACATCACGGACGACCAGCAACTGGAGCGCGGCGTTGCCGACGCGGCGGCCCACTTCGGGCGGGTGGATTTCCTGGTGAACCTCGCCGCCACTTATCTCGACGACGGCGCGAAATCGGGGCGCGCAGACTGGCTCAAGGCGCTGGACGTCAACCTGGTCAGCGCGGTCATGGCCGCGCGCGCCGTCCACCCGCACCTGGCGGCGGCGGGCGGCGGCGCGATCGTCAACTTCACCAGCATCTCGTCCAAGGTCGCCCAGACCGGGCGCTGGCTCTACCCGGTCTCCAAGGCCGCCCTGGTGCAGCTGACCCGGGGCATGGCGATGGACTACGCGGCCGACGGCATCCGGGTGAACTCCGTGTCGCCGGGCTGGACCTGGTCGCGCGTCATGGACGAGCTCACGCACGGCGATCGCGCCAAGACGGACCGCGTGGCCGCCGACTACCACCTGCTGCGGCGCGTGGGCGACCCCGAGGAGGTCGCGGAAGTCGTCGCGTTCCTGCTCTCCGGGCACGCCGCTTTTGTGACCGGCGCCGACTACGCGGTCGACGGCGGCTATTCGGCGATGGGGCCGGAGCAAGCCAAGCCGGCCATTCCGCGCCTGGCCGAATAA
- a CDS encoding cyclase family protein, whose translation MTSTTPTILPALAAGLARGNIRVVDLTQTLSPSFPTLQLPSQFGQVQPFKIERISHYDESGPAWYWNNFSCGEHTGTHFDAPAHWITGRDYPANSVDTIAPENFVAPAVVIDASAQVRENEDWLLTVGFLQAWEQRHGCIPAGAWVLFRTDWSLRVNDAAAFLNVREDGAHTPGPTQDAVEWLIGERNVHGFGVETINTDAGQSYAWPLAYPCHTLMHGANRYGLQCLKNLDQLPPQGAFILSAPLKIEGGSGSPLRVLALVE comes from the coding sequence ATGACGTCCACCACCCCAACGATCCTGCCCGCGCTCGCCGCGGGATTGGCCCGCGGCAACATCCGCGTCGTCGATCTGACCCAGACGCTGTCGCCGTCGTTTCCGACCCTGCAACTGCCGTCGCAGTTCGGGCAGGTCCAGCCGTTCAAGATCGAGCGCATCTCGCACTATGACGAATCCGGTCCGGCCTGGTACTGGAACAACTTCTCGTGCGGCGAGCACACCGGCACCCACTTCGATGCCCCCGCGCACTGGATCACGGGGCGCGACTACCCGGCCAACAGCGTGGACACCATCGCCCCGGAGAACTTCGTCGCGCCGGCCGTGGTGATCGACGCCAGCGCGCAGGTGCGCGAGAACGAAGATTGGCTGCTGACTGTGGGTTTTCTGCAAGCTTGGGAGCAGCGCCACGGATGCATCCCGGCGGGCGCCTGGGTGCTGTTCCGCACCGACTGGTCGCTGCGGGTGAACGATGCGGCGGCCTTCCTCAACGTCCGGGAAGACGGCGCCCACACGCCGGGGCCGACGCAGGACGCGGTCGAGTGGCTGATCGGCGAGCGCAATGTGCACGGCTTCGGCGTGGAGACCATCAACACCGATGCGGGGCAATCCTATGCGTGGCCGCTGGCCTATCCGTGCCACACGCTGATGCACGGGGCGAACCGGTACGGCCTGCAGTGCCTCAAGAATCTCGATCAGCTGCCGCCGCAGGGGGCGTTCATCCTGTCGGCGCCGCTCAAGATCGAGGGCGGTTCGGGCAGCCCGCTGCGCGTGCTCGCGCTGGTGGAGTGA
- the xopAD gene encoding XopAD/skwp family type III secretion system effector, which yields MESRVSEPAERDVHVPVERAASQPRSEDLSAGDPMRSTSPPNARHAVVDTWPTRAQLTNYRQWLDAKALRQLNDQREAQCRQLQALVDDAWNQKVDLQRCAQLTSDNILARRNRCGQALVFLDGAVPAEENARRVGNYLWVLSKSSAQGGRQGQLQLERCVDLAASYLFKTNWFDQAPCTQLSNLGNLLSKYPSRPAAMEAIAWIAGQVVASVRLPRLNGKQLALLANAFSKNTDSQRCERAVARIASQGLDHCAEALATQSVSLLLNAMSKWPDNAACRATAERLATWLADDAGMLRGMSEQDVASTFNALSKWPESDACGKVVERLAERVAKESPLRQALSAQQVANALNAMSKWPKAQACRTAALLLARRVADDDRILSTLNAQGVAIALNALCKWPDADACGKAVERLAERLIRERGLRQAMSAQNVANALNALSKWPNNKACRQTAVLLAERVAKESRLREAMNAQQVANTVGALGKWPDEAFCKAAVEYLAVRLTTDAGLLRALSTQQFVNTLSGLSKWPKSVDCGVAVRCLAVKLIEDAASRLIENAAVRQALDAQGIANTLSALGKWSGVSDCRIAAGHLAARLARDSGLRQALDAQGVANALNGLSKWPDVEDCRTVAKHLAVRLSEEAALRQALDAQDASNVLNALSKWSDVEDCRVAAEHVAERLATEADLRQALDAQGVASTLNALSKWPDTAVCKAVAELLAGRLANEADLRRALSSQGMANALNALSKWPDAANCRLAAELLAGQLLRDADLWQAMNAQEFANTLSALSKWQDTEDCRLAAERLAAYLDKQADLRQALDAQGIANALNAVSKWSDTAICKAAAEHLAARLAEEANLRQAMDVLGIVGALGALSRWPDADTCRMAAESLAARLAREPALLQALSAQQFASVLSAVSKWPQSETCRQTALHLVDALGSGGRPFSAFDMGALAKLANGTARFAVGPAGAAVPDDEDDDGQANAALSRMHTCLRELAAHLNVRPEGLDAAETRDVAMIFKALATAGLKDGLQLLAHQGLQRLQALHEQTRLRPDSLETLGSLAAGLLPLVRSPELKAFRVDTLWLLERMQPDVARKVQHYTAAHAASAALAKARSPEGEAFGARRPGLTFFLLLKTYAVVAGQWKQRNVADDPARVAQRREALQAWIGSTLEQVRGAIEGDLDEMSWNLIAQIEAGDHVLDALDLKLHRDMDRLTTAHPPTPMDVAAVRRELRGLSAVRNLMGSQAGAAVLQVVDMHGNLIRSGPDALENYSFFTRLTGGKLPLVEVELPGKLSAFMLARTLQRDGDLLRMDLFGGSHLTPPNQRVFEMLSGAQGPARRYGRIPAIRLADTVPHAPLMKDVIRKLNPQREDWYRMQRALLEVVPRDHVVEGPIRLALQTDRPQGAEPAFALRLPTGEPIHLVSHDGCGFIRESLARRIPAMAAAMDEWARARQQAAWEPPAPRMSSLPPQATHHYPRNAAAIEEARTHLRRVLQEDTTLRQADVPDGTRRLTTPRLYELLVGAGITGVQGVAVPSADSKVYLPSEKSGPFDRAGGPVLLGKPPYDKPNLIPVPAERVGTPAQGDATARFLDTTFALQYSYTAWDESRTRTARDDAPMLHGKGVAIVVPDALWPKDNDAQWVWSTEDMKVHSSWTRRRERDRLPARMDTVGSLRLKDIFPPGALIAVPIDELSKRDADCDGDKVFVYAGAPKMAEAISGFFAARERRIGKMPSFKPVKTANAAVDEAGHYHAGRAAEVLSAVRGQELVRRMSTFQFHFWGQPQALRERIAEQAIFGTFEGTRRELRRGLRRLLYNPAAFSPASRQALCKRARLGAAHAEHPAARQAAEILRDQLEAFVQALDEPTAPAGQPQALPSALAQRFTALAEAYAQAGTARERLEALANHYPTALLPHPGTALPEDYPDDPLALPEMQLGYVSAAPMETLRNLLTLGVKVGTDAPKAVTQTDVYLKIAERLDRALRSEPDRIRVVPYTKGGLVRKLREGIDVPTEQQLLRDNPTLTAGLMEMALEELQPLGLIDTAPAPGAVSAETASRVRQLAHALHAAAEQAEARVTGMVERAIDGIGESHGEAHRVKSASSLYNKLLRLMHKGRLSPEDAAATVDDGLRYSIVLASETFVQRYADILGRLDAQGLTRTQVRNRFERAHTAFKGVKVGFTAGDVDGKAVRLEIQFHTQETFVLKERFHDDYKDAQALYLAGADSAQHHAVLAQAREAFAPVATPPGGERILDWDSVPPRTQRPRAAVAAAPAAGAKPARDGLAGHVERVTALARAIQREVTPLLEAIGLAIVKSHSTPKPATSVRKKIERYQTLNGLSLEQAAASVYDAMRWVVLLPAERFGAEFRQARLALEATGLRVMRIRNGFAVPDTTYAGLNVIVRSAAGRDFEMQFHTEDSLRVRNTSHQLYRTWQDQEVKIGLEQDPAKRQALQQANAQRQQLRRERAAQVALPTGAKGIVAFDALRDAVPQGATSTHPPQRGSTTARPAGHRP from the coding sequence ATGGAATCGCGCGTGTCGGAGCCTGCCGAGCGCGACGTTCATGTGCCCGTAGAGCGCGCCGCCTCCCAGCCTCGCTCGGAAGACCTCTCCGCCGGCGATCCGATGCGGAGCACCTCCCCGCCGAACGCGCGGCACGCCGTGGTCGACACCTGGCCCACGCGGGCGCAGCTGACCAATTACCGGCAGTGGCTGGACGCCAAGGCGCTCCGGCAGCTCAATGACCAGCGCGAAGCGCAGTGCCGGCAGCTTCAGGCGCTGGTGGACGATGCCTGGAATCAAAAGGTCGATCTGCAGCGCTGCGCCCAGTTGACGAGCGATAACATCCTCGCCCGGCGTAATCGGTGCGGCCAGGCCCTGGTCTTTCTCGATGGGGCGGTGCCCGCGGAGGAAAACGCGCGGCGCGTGGGCAACTACCTGTGGGTGCTGAGCAAGTCTTCCGCCCAGGGCGGCCGGCAGGGGCAACTCCAGCTCGAACGCTGCGTCGATCTCGCGGCAAGCTATCTGTTCAAGACGAACTGGTTCGACCAGGCCCCCTGCACGCAGCTGAGCAACCTGGGCAATCTCCTGAGCAAGTATCCGAGTCGACCGGCAGCCATGGAGGCCATTGCCTGGATCGCCGGCCAGGTAGTGGCGTCCGTGCGCTTGCCGCGGCTCAACGGCAAGCAACTGGCGCTGCTGGCCAATGCCTTCTCAAAGAACACCGACAGCCAACGCTGCGAGCGGGCCGTGGCCCGGATCGCGAGCCAGGGGCTGGACCATTGCGCGGAAGCGTTGGCAACGCAGAGCGTCAGCCTGTTGCTCAACGCGATGAGCAAATGGCCCGACAATGCCGCCTGCCGGGCCACGGCCGAACGCCTGGCCACGTGGCTGGCTGACGATGCCGGCATGTTGCGCGGGATGAGCGAGCAGGATGTTGCCAGCACGTTCAATGCGCTGAGCAAATGGCCGGAATCGGACGCTTGCGGGAAGGTGGTGGAACGGCTGGCCGAACGGGTGGCCAAGGAGAGCCCCCTGCGCCAGGCGCTGAGCGCGCAGCAGGTTGCCAACGCGCTCAACGCGATGAGCAAGTGGCCGAAGGCGCAAGCGTGCCGGACCGCGGCCCTGCTTCTGGCCCGCCGGGTGGCGGACGATGACCGGATCCTGTCGACCCTGAATGCGCAAGGGGTCGCCATTGCGCTCAACGCCCTGTGCAAGTGGCCGGACGCCGATGCCTGCGGCAAGGCTGTCGAACGCCTGGCCGAGCGGCTGATCAGGGAGCGCGGCCTGCGCCAGGCGATGAGCGCGCAGAACGTCGCCAACGCGCTCAATGCGCTGAGCAAGTGGCCCAACAACAAGGCTTGCCGCCAGACCGCCGTGCTGCTGGCCGAACGGGTGGCTAAGGAGAGCCGCCTGCGCGAGGCGATGAACGCGCAGCAGGTCGCCAACACGGTCGGTGCCCTGGGTAAATGGCCGGACGAAGCGTTCTGCAAAGCGGCCGTCGAATACCTGGCGGTCCGGCTGACCACCGATGCCGGCCTGCTGCGGGCCTTGAGCACGCAGCAGTTCGTCAATACGCTCAGCGGGCTGAGCAAATGGCCCAAGTCGGTCGACTGCGGGGTGGCCGTCCGGTGCCTGGCGGTCAAGCTGATCGAGGATGCGGCGTCGCGACTGATCGAGAATGCGGCGGTGCGGCAGGCGCTGGACGCGCAGGGGATCGCCAACACCCTGAGCGCGCTGGGCAAATGGTCGGGCGTGAGCGATTGCCGGATCGCCGCTGGCCATCTGGCCGCCCGGCTGGCGCGCGACAGCGGCCTGCGGCAGGCGCTGGATGCGCAAGGCGTGGCCAACGCGCTCAATGGGTTGAGCAAATGGCCGGACGTCGAGGATTGCCGGACGGTCGCCAAGCATCTGGCCGTCCGACTGTCCGAGGAGGCGGCGCTGCGGCAAGCGCTGGACGCGCAAGATGCCTCCAACGTGCTGAATGCGCTGAGCAAGTGGTCGGATGTCGAAGACTGCCGCGTGGCCGCCGAGCACGTGGCCGAACGCCTGGCCACGGAGGCCGACCTGCGGCAAGCGCTGGACGCGCAGGGTGTCGCCAGCACGCTCAACGCGCTGAGCAAGTGGCCCGACACGGCCGTCTGCAAGGCCGTCGCCGAGCTTCTGGCGGGCCGGCTGGCAAACGAGGCCGACCTCCGGCGCGCCCTCAGTTCGCAAGGGATGGCCAACGCGCTCAATGCGCTGAGCAAGTGGCCGGATGCCGCCAACTGCCGCCTGGCCGCCGAGCTTCTGGCCGGACAGCTGCTGCGCGACGCCGACCTGTGGCAGGCCATGAATGCGCAGGAATTCGCCAACACGCTCAGCGCGCTGAGCAAATGGCAGGACACGGAGGATTGCCGCCTGGCCGCCGAGCGCCTGGCCGCCTACCTGGACAAGCAGGCCGATCTTCGGCAAGCGCTGGATGCGCAGGGCATCGCCAACGCACTCAACGCCGTGAGCAAATGGTCGGACACGGCGATCTGCAAGGCCGCCGCCGAACACCTGGCCGCGCGGCTGGCAGAAGAGGCCAACCTGCGGCAAGCGATGGATGTGCTGGGCATCGTCGGCGCGCTTGGCGCGCTGAGCCGGTGGCCGGACGCGGACACTTGCCGGATGGCGGCCGAAAGCCTGGCTGCCCGGTTGGCCCGGGAGCCGGCGTTGCTGCAGGCCTTGAGCGCGCAGCAGTTCGCCAGCGTGCTCAGTGCGGTGAGCAAGTGGCCGCAAAGCGAGACCTGCCGGCAGACGGCCCTCCACCTGGTCGATGCGCTGGGCAGCGGCGGCCGGCCGTTCTCGGCCTTCGACATGGGCGCGCTGGCGAAACTGGCCAACGGCACCGCGCGCTTCGCGGTCGGCCCGGCCGGTGCGGCCGTCCCCGACGATGAAGACGACGATGGCCAGGCGAACGCGGCGCTGTCCCGGATGCACACCTGCCTGCGCGAACTGGCCGCGCATCTGAACGTGCGCCCCGAGGGGCTGGACGCAGCCGAGACGCGCGACGTTGCGATGATCTTCAAGGCGCTGGCCACCGCCGGGCTCAAAGACGGCCTGCAGCTGCTCGCCCACCAGGGCTTGCAGCGCCTGCAAGCCTTGCACGAGCAGACGCGCTTGCGGCCCGACAGCCTGGAAACCCTCGGCAGCCTGGCGGCCGGGCTGCTACCGCTGGTCCGCTCGCCCGAGCTCAAGGCGTTCCGCGTCGATACGCTCTGGCTGCTGGAGCGGATGCAGCCCGACGTGGCACGCAAGGTGCAGCACTACACCGCTGCCCACGCGGCTTCGGCGGCGCTCGCGAAGGCCCGGTCCCCGGAAGGCGAAGCGTTCGGTGCGCGGCGTCCCGGCCTGACGTTCTTCCTGCTGCTCAAGACGTATGCCGTGGTGGCCGGCCAATGGAAACAGCGCAACGTGGCAGACGATCCCGCCCGGGTCGCGCAGCGGCGCGAGGCGCTTCAGGCCTGGATCGGCAGCACGCTGGAGCAGGTGCGCGGGGCCATCGAGGGCGATCTGGACGAGATGAGCTGGAACCTCATCGCCCAGATCGAGGCCGGCGACCACGTGCTCGACGCCCTGGACCTGAAGCTGCACCGCGACATGGACCGGCTCACCACCGCCCATCCGCCCACGCCGATGGACGTGGCCGCCGTACGGCGCGAACTGCGCGGTCTGTCCGCCGTTCGGAATCTGATGGGCAGCCAAGCCGGCGCGGCGGTGCTGCAGGTCGTCGACATGCACGGGAACCTCATCCGCTCCGGCCCCGACGCGCTGGAGAACTACTCGTTCTTCACGCGCCTGACGGGCGGGAAGCTGCCGCTGGTCGAGGTCGAGCTGCCCGGCAAGCTCAGTGCGTTCATGCTGGCGCGCACCCTCCAGCGCGACGGCGACCTGCTGCGCATGGACCTGTTCGGCGGCAGCCACCTGACGCCGCCCAACCAGCGCGTATTCGAAATGCTGTCCGGTGCCCAGGGCCCCGCCCGCCGCTACGGCCGCATTCCCGCGATACGGCTGGCCGACACCGTGCCGCACGCACCGCTGATGAAGGACGTGATCCGCAAGCTCAACCCGCAGCGCGAAGACTGGTACCGCATGCAGCGCGCACTGCTGGAAGTCGTGCCGCGCGACCACGTGGTCGAGGGGCCGATCCGCCTTGCGCTGCAGACCGATCGGCCGCAGGGCGCCGAGCCGGCATTCGCGCTGCGCCTGCCCACCGGCGAGCCGATCCACCTGGTCTCCCATGACGGTTGCGGCTTCATCCGGGAGTCGCTCGCGCGCCGGATTCCGGCCATGGCCGCGGCGATGGACGAATGGGCCCGCGCACGCCAGCAAGCCGCGTGGGAGCCGCCGGCACCGCGCATGAGCAGCCTGCCCCCGCAGGCCACGCATCACTATCCGCGCAACGCGGCGGCGATCGAGGAAGCGCGCACGCATCTGCGCCGGGTCCTGCAAGAGGACACGACGCTCCGGCAGGCGGACGTGCCCGACGGCACGCGCCGGCTCACCACGCCCCGGCTCTACGAGCTGCTCGTCGGCGCGGGCATCACCGGCGTCCAGGGTGTTGCCGTTCCATCGGCCGACAGCAAGGTCTACCTGCCCAGCGAAAAAAGCGGCCCGTTCGATCGCGCCGGCGGGCCCGTGCTGCTGGGCAAGCCGCCCTACGACAAGCCCAACCTGATCCCCGTGCCGGCCGAGCGCGTCGGCACGCCCGCGCAAGGCGATGCCACCGCGCGCTTCCTGGACACGACCTTTGCGCTCCAGTACAGCTACACCGCCTGGGATGAGAGCCGGACCCGCACCGCCCGCGACGATGCGCCGATGCTGCACGGCAAGGGCGTCGCCATCGTGGTGCCCGATGCGCTCTGGCCCAAGGACAACGACGCGCAGTGGGTCTGGTCGACGGAAGACATGAAGGTCCATTCGAGCTGGACGCGGCGCCGCGAGCGCGACCGGCTGCCGGCGCGCATGGATACGGTGGGCAGCCTGCGCCTCAAGGACATCTTCCCGCCGGGCGCGCTGATCGCCGTGCCCATCGATGAGCTCAGCAAGCGCGATGCCGACTGCGATGGCGACAAGGTGTTCGTGTACGCCGGCGCACCGAAGATGGCCGAGGCGATCAGCGGGTTCTTCGCCGCGCGCGAGCGACGGATCGGCAAGATGCCCTCGTTCAAGCCGGTCAAGACGGCCAACGCGGCCGTGGACGAAGCAGGCCATTACCATGCCGGCCGCGCCGCTGAGGTACTCTCGGCGGTGCGCGGGCAGGAGCTGGTGCGGCGCATGAGCACCTTTCAGTTCCACTTCTGGGGCCAGCCGCAGGCGCTGCGCGAACGGATCGCCGAGCAGGCGATCTTCGGCACCTTCGAGGGCACCCGGCGCGAGTTGCGGCGCGGCCTGCGCCGGCTGCTCTACAACCCGGCCGCGTTCTCGCCGGCATCGCGGCAGGCGCTGTGCAAGCGGGCGCGCCTGGGTGCGGCGCATGCCGAGCACCCGGCGGCCCGCCAGGCGGCGGAAATCCTGCGGGACCAGCTGGAAGCCTTTGTGCAGGCGCTGGACGAGCCGACCGCGCCCGCCGGGCAGCCGCAGGCCTTGCCGAGCGCCCTCGCGCAACGCTTCACCGCGCTTGCCGAGGCCTACGCGCAGGCCGGCACGGCGCGCGAGCGGCTGGAGGCGCTGGCAAACCACTACCCGACCGCCCTGCTGCCCCACCCCGGCACGGCCTTGCCGGAAGACTACCCCGACGATCCCCTAGCCCTCCCTGAGATGCAGCTCGGCTACGTGAGCGCCGCACCGATGGAGACCTTGCGCAACCTGCTCACGCTGGGCGTGAAGGTCGGCACCGATGCGCCCAAGGCGGTGACGCAGACCGACGTGTACCTCAAGATCGCCGAGCGGCTGGACCGTGCGCTGCGCAGCGAACCCGACCGCATCCGCGTCGTGCCCTACACCAAGGGCGGACTGGTGCGGAAGCTGCGAGAAGGCATCGATGTCCCGACCGAACAGCAGCTGCTGCGCGACAACCCCACGCTCACGGCCGGGCTGATGGAGATGGCGCTCGAAGAGCTGCAGCCGTTGGGTCTGATCGACACGGCCCCGGCCCCGGGCGCGGTGAGCGCCGAGACCGCATCCCGCGTGCGGCAGCTCGCGCATGCGCTGCACGCGGCCGCCGAACAGGCCGAGGCGCGCGTGACCGGCATGGTCGAGCGCGCCATCGACGGGATCGGCGAATCGCACGGCGAGGCGCATCGCGTGAAATCGGCATCGTCGCTGTACAACAAGCTGCTCAGGCTGATGCACAAGGGACGCCTGTCGCCGGAAGACGCCGCGGCAACGGTGGACGATGGGCTGCGCTACAGCATCGTGTTGGCCTCGGAGACCTTCGTGCAGCGCTATGCCGATATCCTGGGCCGGCTCGACGCCCAGGGGCTGACGCGGACGCAGGTCCGCAACCGCTTCGAGCGCGCCCATACCGCCTTCAAGGGCGTGAAGGTCGGCTTCACGGCGGGCGATGTCGACGGCAAGGCCGTGCGCCTGGAGATCCAGTTCCATACGCAGGAGACCTTCGTGCTCAAGGAGCGCTTCCACGACGACTACAAAGACGCGCAGGCGCTGTACCTGGCGGGCGCCGACAGCGCACAGCACCACGCCGTGCTGGCCCAGGCCCGGGAGGCCTTTGCGCCGGTCGCCACGCCCCCGGGCGGCGAGCGCATCCTGGACTGGGATAGCGTGCCGCCGCGGACCCAGCGCCCACGCGCGGCTGTCGCAGCGGCGCCCGCCGCCGGCGCGAAGCCCGCGCGCGATGGCCTGGCCGGGCACGTCGAGCGGGTCACCGCCCTGGCCCGGGCCATCCAGCGGGAGGTCACGCCCCTGCTGGAAGCGATCGGCCTGGCCATCGTCAAGTCCCACAGCACGCCCAAGCCTGCGACTTCCGTCCGGAAGAAGATCGAGCGCTATCAGACGCTCAACGGGCTGTCGCTCGAACAGGCGGCGGCAAGCGTGTACGACGCGATGCGCTGGGTCGTGCTGCTGCCGGCCGAGCGGTTCGGCGCCGAGTTCAGGCAGGCGCGGCTGGCGCTGGAGGCCACGGGGCTGCGCGTCATGCGGATCCGGAATGGCTTTGCCGTTCCCGACACGACCTACGCCGGCCTCAACGTCATCGTGCGCTCGGCCGCCGGGCGGGATTTCGAGATGCAGTTCCATACCGAAGACAGCCTGCGCGTCAGAAACACCAGCCACCAGTTGTACCGCACGTGGCAGGACCAGGAGGTGAAGATCGGGCTCGAGCAGGATCCCGCCAAGCGCCAGGCGCTCCAGCAGGCCAATGCGCAGCGGCAGCAGCTCCGCCGGGAGCGTGCCGCCCAGGTTGCCCTGCCCACGGGCGCCAAGGGCATCGTTGCCTTCGATGCCTTGCGGGACGCTGTGCCGCAAGGCGCGACGTCAACCCATCCGCCCCAGCGGGGCAGCACCACCGCGCGGCCTGCCGGCCATCGGCCATAG
- a CDS encoding styrene monooxygenase/indole monooxygenase family protein has protein sequence MRRIAIVGGGQAGLPLAFGLLDKGYEVTVVSNRTPNDIRNGKVMSSQCMFDPALQIERELGINEWEADCPPVEGIGFAVPHPEQAGAKAIEWSARLDRPAQSVDQRVKMPAWLEQVEARGGRLLLQDAGIAELEALAESHDLVILAAGKGEVVKLFERDAARSPFDKPQRALALTYVHGLEPAPDYSRVAFNLIPGVGEYFVFPALTLSGPCDIMVFEGVPGGPLDCWRDVRTPQEHLATSQRFLQTYLPWEADRARNVELTDDKGILAGAFAPTVRKPVMTLPSGRLVFGLGDAVVTNDPITGQGANNATKACKVYLDAILARGEQSYTRDWMEATFEQFWDYAQWVVQWTNSLLTPPPPHILGLLGTAGQAPSLASTIANGFNHPPSYFPWWADAQACEGFIAQHQRTPATA, from the coding sequence ATGCGTCGAATCGCGATTGTGGGCGGTGGCCAGGCCGGCTTGCCGCTGGCCTTTGGGCTGCTGGACAAAGGCTACGAGGTGACCGTCGTCAGCAACCGGACACCGAACGACATCCGCAACGGCAAGGTGATGTCCAGCCAGTGCATGTTCGATCCGGCATTGCAGATCGAACGCGAGCTCGGCATCAACGAGTGGGAGGCGGACTGCCCGCCCGTCGAGGGCATCGGCTTTGCCGTGCCGCACCCCGAGCAGGCCGGCGCGAAAGCCATCGAATGGAGCGCCCGGCTCGACCGCCCGGCCCAGTCGGTAGACCAGCGCGTCAAGATGCCGGCGTGGCTGGAACAGGTCGAAGCGCGCGGCGGCCGCCTGCTGCTGCAGGACGCGGGCATCGCTGAACTCGAAGCGCTGGCGGAAAGCCATGACCTGGTGATCCTGGCCGCCGGCAAGGGCGAGGTGGTCAAGCTGTTCGAGCGCGACGCCGCGCGCTCGCCGTTCGACAAGCCGCAGCGCGCCCTGGCGCTGACCTACGTGCATGGGCTGGAGCCGGCGCCGGATTACTCCCGCGTGGCGTTCAACCTGATTCCCGGCGTGGGCGAATACTTCGTCTTCCCCGCGCTGACGCTCAGCGGCCCGTGCGACATCATGGTGTTCGAAGGCGTGCCCGGCGGCCCGCTGGATTGCTGGCGCGACGTGCGCACGCCGCAAGAGCACCTGGCCACGAGCCAGCGCTTCCTGCAGACCTATCTGCCGTGGGAAGCGGACCGGGCCCGCAATGTGGAGCTGACCGACGACAAGGGCATTCTGGCCGGTGCGTTCGCGCCGACCGTGCGCAAGCCGGTGATGACGCTGCCGTCCGGCCGCCTGGTGTTCGGCCTGGGCGATGCCGTGGTCACCAACGACCCGATCACCGGCCAGGGCGCGAACAACGCGACCAAGGCCTGCAAGGTCTATCTCGATGCCATCCTGGCCCGCGGCGAGCAGTCCTACACGCGCGACTGGATGGAAGCGACCTTCGAGCAGTTCTGGGACTACGCCCAATGGGTCGTGCAGTGGACCAACTCGCTGCTGACCCCGCCGCCGCCGCACATCCTCGGCCTGCTGGGCACGGCCGGGCAAGCGCCCTCGCTGGCCAGCACGATCGCGAACGGCTTCAACCACCCGCCGAGCTACTTCCCGTGGTGGGCCGACGCACAAGCCTGCGAGGGCTTCATCGCGCAGCACCAGCGCACCCCGGCTACCGCCTGA